A genome region from Sphingorhabdus sp. SMR4y includes the following:
- the moaB gene encoding molybdenum cofactor biosynthesis protein B, with product MPIDESRTFKPINIALLTVSDTRSLKEDTSGDILAERIEKKGHILLHRNLLRDDKSVLVAQLHQWIDDEEVDVIITTGGTGLTGRDITPEALDAVKDKDIPGFGELFRYLSIANIGTSTVQSRACAVVARGTYIFALPGSNGAVKDGWDGILDTQLDSRHRPCNFVELIPRLLER from the coding sequence ATGCCTATCGACGAAAGCCGGACCTTCAAACCGATCAATATCGCATTGCTGACCGTGTCCGATACGCGCTCGCTGAAAGAAGACACTTCAGGCGACATATTGGCGGAACGGATCGAGAAAAAAGGCCATATTCTGCTCCATCGGAACCTGCTGAGAGACGATAAATCCGTGCTTGTGGCACAGCTTCACCAGTGGATTGACGATGAAGAGGTCGATGTCATCATTACCACCGGCGGCACTGGCCTGACCGGGCGCGATATTACGCCAGAAGCCCTCGATGCGGTCAAGGACAAGGATATCCCGGGTTTTGGCGAATTGTTCCGATATCTGAGTATCGCCAATATTGGTACGTCTACGGTACAGTCCCGCGCTTGCGCCGTGGTTGCGCGCGGGACCTATATATTCGCCCTGCCCGGTTCCAACGGCGCGGTCAAAGACGGCTGGGACGGCATATTGGACACTCAGCTGGACAGTCGTCACCGGCCCTGCAATTTTGTCGAACTGATTCCCAGACTGCTTGAAAGATAA
- a CDS encoding PA0069 family radical SAM protein, producing the protein MVDKNTDFHLARKGRGAPSNGVSQRFNLQDREIDGDWLDEREWIGDSPAPLRTDVTTEFPKSIITYNQSPDLPFDRSINAYRGCEHGCVYCYARPTHAYHDLSPGLDFESRLFAKPNAADLLRQTFAKPNYQPDSLAIGTNTDPYQPIEKRYRITRQILEVMLETLHPVVITTKSSRVVEDMDLLAQLAAHQLTAVAISITSLDPQTARLLEPRAPAPARRLAAVRALSTAGIYVHVNIAPVVPGITDHEIEAIVAAAAECGATSISFIPMRLPHEVAPLFEQWLENHYPDRKAKVMSIVRQIRGGKRNDPGFHSRMRGQGPWADLIRTRIGIAARKAGVGKAKLKLRTDLFRRPLVKGSQMELF; encoded by the coding sequence ATGGTCGACAAGAACACGGATTTCCATTTGGCGCGCAAGGGCAGAGGTGCGCCGAGCAACGGCGTTTCACAGCGATTCAATCTGCAGGACCGCGAAATCGACGGTGACTGGCTGGACGAAAGAGAATGGATCGGCGACAGCCCTGCCCCACTGCGGACCGATGTCACCACCGAGTTTCCCAAATCGATCATCACTTACAATCAGTCACCCGACCTGCCGTTCGACCGTTCGATCAATGCCTATCGCGGCTGCGAACATGGCTGTGTCTATTGCTATGCACGGCCGACCCATGCCTATCACGACCTGTCTCCCGGCCTTGATTTCGAAAGCCGGCTGTTCGCCAAGCCCAATGCCGCCGACCTGCTCCGCCAGACATTTGCCAAACCGAATTACCAGCCGGACAGCCTCGCGATCGGCACCAATACCGATCCATATCAGCCGATCGAAAAACGCTACCGGATCACGCGGCAGATACTGGAAGTCATGCTGGAAACGCTCCACCCGGTGGTGATCACCACCAAATCCAGTCGTGTGGTCGAGGATATGGACTTGCTGGCACAGCTGGCGGCGCATCAGCTCACAGCGGTTGCGATTTCGATCACGTCGCTCGATCCGCAGACGGCGCGATTGCTGGAACCCAGAGCGCCCGCTCCCGCACGGCGGCTGGCAGCCGTGCGGGCGCTCAGTACCGCCGGCATCTATGTGCATGTCAACATCGCCCCGGTGGTTCCGGGGATTACCGATCACGAGATTGAAGCGATTGTCGCTGCAGCAGCGGAATGTGGCGCCACAAGCATCTCCTTCATTCCCATGCGCCTGCCCCATGAGGTCGCGCCGCTATTCGAGCAATGGCTGGAAAACCACTATCCGGACCGCAAGGCCAAGGTGATGAGCATCGTGCGGCAGATCCGCGGCGGCAAGCGCAACGATCCCGGCTTCCACAGCCGCATGCGCGGCCAGGGCCCGTGGGCCGACCTGATCCGCACCCGGATTGGCATCGCGGCGCGCAAGGCCGGGGTCGGCAAGGCCAAGCTCAAGCTCCGGACCGACCTGTTCCGGCGCCCCCTGGTCAAGGGCAGCCAGATGGAACTATTCTAG